From the Streptomyces syringium genome, one window contains:
- a CDS encoding zinc-binding dehydrogenase, which produces MRALTPTGRPGRLTEISDVDAPRPAAHEALVRVRTFSLSRLDLLCLSAPGTHYRPGIDAVGHVERPAADGSGPAAGVRVVLHLPSGGAAAQLAAAPAARLTPVPAGVDSPAAAALPLAGLMARRLLAEAGPLTGRRLLVTGAGGGVGGLLAQLALAGGAEVTAVMTERNSCRYMAALGVRVLHDVDSLPSGGFDIVLESVGGALGSTTSRALRTGGRILWFGQAGGEPLTLDFFGLLDGGPPLTLRHFSRPVGGAEADAREVAGLLDLAAEGRLRVEIGHRGHWGETAAVLEDMAHGRLPGKAVLTVG; this is translated from the coding sequence ATGCGCGCACTCACGCCCACCGGGCGACCCGGCCGTCTCACCGAGATCAGCGACGTCGACGCACCACGCCCCGCCGCCCACGAGGCCCTCGTCCGCGTGCGCACCTTCTCCCTCAGCCGGCTCGACCTCCTCTGCCTGAGCGCGCCCGGCACCCACTACCGCCCGGGCATCGACGCCGTGGGGCACGTCGAACGACCGGCGGCCGACGGGAGCGGGCCCGCCGCGGGTGTGCGCGTCGTCCTCCATCTGCCCTCCGGCGGGGCCGCGGCCCAACTCGCCGCCGCGCCGGCCGCGCGGCTGACGCCCGTCCCGGCCGGTGTCGACTCCCCGGCCGCGGCGGCCCTGCCGCTGGCGGGACTCATGGCCCGCCGGCTGCTGGCGGAGGCCGGACCGTTGACAGGCCGTCGGCTCCTGGTCACCGGGGCCGGTGGCGGGGTCGGCGGGCTCCTCGCCCAACTCGCCCTGGCCGGTGGTGCCGAGGTCACCGCGGTCATGACGGAGCGAAACTCCTGCCGGTACATGGCCGCGCTGGGCGTCAGGGTGCTTCACGACGTGGACAGCCTGCCGTCGGGCGGCTTCGATATCGTGCTGGAGTCCGTCGGCGGCGCGCTCGGCTCGACGACCTCCCGCGCCCTGCGCACCGGTGGGCGGATCCTGTGGTTCGGCCAGGCGGGAGGCGAGCCGCTGACCCTCGACTTCTTCGGCCTCCTCGACGGCGGCCCGCCGTTGACGCTCCGTCACTTCAGCCGCCCCGTAGGAGGAGCGGAAGCGGACGCGCGCGAGGTGGCAGGCCTGCTGGACCTCGCCGCGGAAGGCCGGCTGCGGGTGGAGATCGGCCACCGCGGTCACTGGGGTGAGACAGCGGCGGTCCTGGAAGACATGGCGCACGGCCGGCTGCCGGGCAAGGCCGTGCTGACCGTGGGCTGA
- a CDS encoding sensor histidine kinase has protein sequence MDGRRSGSVTGADSAYPWLLPSAVADPGTAGDGSRRTVRDWVVDICCLAVAGVVGLLVVESLRHDPDVPGALLLADQLIGAAACTALWLRRRWPVGLAVVLVVLSVVAPCAAGAMLVAVFTVAVHRPFKAVAAVGALALVTAPVSAAVRPDPDLTFIVSAVAGVLLVLTVIGWGMFLRSRRQLVVSLRERARRAEAEAGLRAERAQRLAREDIAREMHDVLAHRLSLLCVHAGALEFRPDAPPAEVARAAGVIRDSAHQALQDLREVIGVLRAPGGVDGAEAGRPQPTLAELDDLVEESRQAGMVVTFDSRVVDPRSVPPATGRTAYRIVQEALTNARKHAPGAEVAVRTAGDRRQGLTIEVVNPAGKEESGAVPGSGQGLIGLSERATLAGGRLAHGPTADGGFRLHGWLPWRT, from the coding sequence ATGGACGGCAGGCGATCGGGGAGCGTGACGGGTGCGGATTCGGCGTATCCGTGGTTGCTCCCGTCCGCCGTCGCCGACCCCGGCACCGCCGGCGACGGATCGCGGCGCACCGTGCGCGACTGGGTCGTCGACATCTGCTGCCTCGCCGTCGCCGGCGTGGTGGGGCTGCTGGTCGTGGAGTCCCTGCGGCACGATCCGGACGTCCCCGGCGCCCTCCTCCTCGCCGATCAGCTCATAGGAGCCGCGGCCTGCACGGCGTTGTGGCTGCGCCGCCGGTGGCCGGTGGGGCTCGCGGTCGTCCTCGTGGTGCTGTCCGTCGTGGCACCGTGCGCGGCGGGCGCGATGCTGGTGGCGGTGTTCACGGTCGCGGTGCACCGGCCGTTCAAGGCGGTGGCCGCGGTGGGGGCCTTGGCCCTGGTCACGGCCCCCGTCTCGGCCGCCGTCCGGCCCGACCCCGATCTGACGTTCATCGTGTCGGCCGTGGCCGGGGTGCTGCTGGTGCTGACGGTGATCGGCTGGGGCATGTTCCTGCGCTCGCGCCGCCAGTTGGTGGTGTCGCTGCGCGAGCGTGCCCGGCGTGCCGAGGCCGAGGCCGGGCTCCGTGCCGAGCGGGCGCAGCGCCTCGCCCGGGAGGACATCGCCCGCGAGATGCACGATGTGCTGGCGCACCGGCTGTCTCTGCTGTGCGTCCACGCGGGGGCGTTGGAGTTCCGCCCGGACGCGCCGCCGGCCGAAGTGGCCAGGGCCGCCGGGGTGATACGCGACAGCGCGCATCAGGCGCTGCAGGATCTGCGGGAGGTGATCGGTGTGCTGCGTGCCCCCGGCGGTGTCGACGGTGCCGAGGCGGGCCGGCCACAGCCCACCCTCGCGGAGTTGGACGATCTGGTGGAGGAGTCACGGCAGGCGGGCATGGTGGTGACGTTCGACAGCCGGGTCGTCGATCCGCGGAGCGTGCCGCCGGCCACGGGCCGTACGGCCTACCGGATCGTCCAGGAGGCGTTGACCAACGCCCGTAAGCACGCCCCGGGTGCCGAGGTGGCCGTACGGACCGCCGGTGACCGGCGGCAGGGGCTCACGATCGAGGTGGTCAATCCGGCGGGCAAGGAGGAGAGCGGTGCCGTGCCCGGTTCCGGCCAGGGTCTGATCGGGCTGTCCGAGCGCGCGACCCTCGCCGGGGGCCGACTCGCCCACGGACCCACTGCCGACGGCGGCTTCCGGTTGCACGGCTGGCTACCGTGGCGGACATGA
- a CDS encoding MFS transporter, with product MTKAVRWAGGISGRRSIRPLAAVLAATVVSLTGTRVSAIALPWFVLVTTGSATRTGLVAFCEMTPYVVAKALTGPLVDRVGPRVVSWTTDSLSAVAAGLVPLLYAVDLLPFWLLLVLVAVIGAVRGPGDLAKDIMVPEAAERSAVPLERATGISGVTERLASTVGPAAGGALVALLGPQAGLLVNAACFALGSVIVGLALPRGMGHAAESPATPEGGKGPGYWRRFGEGFTFLRGEPLLLTIIVTVGITNLLDAAFMTVLVPVWAKESGGGPAAIGLISSVAGVTAVLGSLVAAAVAHRLRRRLVFFAGFLIVGAPRFLVLASGAPMWAVLAVFAVGGFGGGFLNPILGAISFERVPRQLLGRVRALGGSLAWAGIPLGGLLAGAAVASFGLVPVLVAGGAAYFLTTSLAGLRPEWREMDRLRGAGRAPDEASGADAGVEAREKEMPRS from the coding sequence GTGACCAAGGCAGTCCGGTGGGCGGGAGGCATATCCGGCCGGCGCAGTATCCGGCCGCTGGCCGCGGTGCTCGCCGCCACCGTCGTATCGCTGACCGGCACCCGGGTCTCGGCCATCGCCCTGCCGTGGTTCGTGCTCGTCACCACCGGCAGCGCCACCCGGACCGGCCTCGTCGCGTTCTGCGAAATGACCCCGTACGTGGTCGCCAAGGCACTCACCGGGCCGCTCGTCGACCGCGTCGGCCCGCGCGTCGTCTCCTGGACCACCGACTCGCTCAGTGCGGTCGCCGCGGGCCTCGTTCCCCTGCTGTACGCCGTGGACCTGCTGCCCTTCTGGCTGTTGCTGGTCCTGGTGGCCGTCATCGGGGCGGTGCGCGGCCCCGGTGATCTGGCCAAGGACATCATGGTCCCGGAGGCGGCCGAACGCAGCGCGGTCCCCCTGGAACGGGCCACCGGAATCTCCGGTGTGACCGAACGGCTCGCCTCCACCGTCGGCCCGGCGGCGGGCGGCGCGCTGGTGGCCCTGCTCGGCCCGCAAGCGGGCCTTTTGGTCAACGCCGCCTGTTTCGCCCTGGGTTCGGTGATCGTCGGGCTGGCCCTGCCCCGTGGCATGGGGCACGCCGCCGAGTCGCCCGCCACGCCGGAAGGCGGGAAGGGGCCGGGCTACTGGCGGCGCTTCGGCGAGGGCTTCACCTTCCTGCGCGGTGAACCCCTGTTGCTCACCATCATCGTCACGGTCGGCATCACCAATCTGCTCGATGCGGCCTTCATGACCGTCCTCGTACCGGTCTGGGCCAAGGAGTCCGGCGGTGGCCCCGCCGCGATCGGACTGATCAGCAGCGTCGCCGGCGTCACCGCGGTCCTCGGCAGCCTCGTCGCGGCCGCCGTGGCCCACCGGCTGCGCCGCCGGCTGGTGTTCTTCGCCGGCTTCCTGATCGTCGGCGCACCACGGTTCCTGGTCCTCGCCTCCGGCGCGCCGATGTGGGCGGTGTTGGCGGTCTTCGCCGTCGGCGGCTTCGGCGGCGGATTCCTCAACCCCATTCTCGGAGCGATCTCCTTCGAACGCGTACCACGCCAACTGCTGGGCCGGGTCCGGGCCCTGGGTGGCTCGCTGGCCTGGGCGGGCATTCCCCTCGGCGGTCTGCTGGCCGGGGCGGCGGTGGCCTCGTTCGGCCTCGTACCGGTGCTCGTGGCGGGCGGTGCGGCGTACTTCCTCACGACCAGCCTGGCCGGGCTGCGCCCCGAATGGCGGGAGATGGACCGGCTCCGCGGCGCCGGCCGCGCACCGGACGAGGCGTCCGGCGCAGATGCGGGAGTGGAGGCGCGCGAAAAGGAGATGCCGCGCTCCTGA
- a CDS encoding response regulator transcription factor produces MNVPQTPPIRVLLVDDDPLVRAGLSFMLGGLPDLEIVGEAADGSEVAALVDRHSPDVVLMDIRMPSVDGLAATEALRRRESPPEVIVLTTFHADEQVLRALRAGAAGFVLKDTPPAEIVEAVRRVAAGVPVLSPTVTRQLIERVTDRGPDRGAEARERLARLNDRERQVAIAVGRGRSNAEIAAALFMSVATVKAHVSRILTKLDLNNRVQIALLAHDAGRLDAES; encoded by the coding sequence ATGAACGTGCCGCAGACCCCGCCGATCCGCGTCCTGCTCGTCGACGACGACCCGCTCGTCAGGGCCGGGCTGTCGTTCATGCTCGGCGGGCTGCCCGACCTGGAGATCGTCGGTGAGGCGGCCGACGGCTCGGAGGTCGCCGCTCTGGTGGACCGGCACTCCCCCGACGTGGTGCTGATGGACATCCGGATGCCGTCGGTGGACGGGCTGGCGGCCACGGAGGCGCTGCGCCGCCGGGAGTCTCCGCCGGAGGTCATTGTGCTGACCACGTTCCACGCCGATGAGCAGGTACTGCGGGCGTTGCGGGCAGGGGCCGCGGGCTTCGTGCTCAAGGACACTCCGCCCGCGGAGATCGTCGAGGCGGTGCGCCGGGTCGCGGCCGGTGTCCCGGTGCTCTCCCCCACGGTGACCCGGCAGCTCATCGAGCGGGTGACGGACCGGGGGCCGGATCGCGGCGCGGAGGCGCGGGAGCGGCTGGCGCGATTGAACGACCGCGAGCGCCAGGTGGCGATCGCGGTGGGGCGCGGCCGGTCGAACGCGGAGATCGCCGCCGCCCTCTTCATGAGCGTGGCGACCGTCAAGGCCCATGTCTCGCGGATCCTGACCAAGCTCGACCTGAACAACCGGGTGCAGATCGCGCTGCTCGCGCATGACGCCGGGCGGCTCGACGCGGAGTCCTGA
- a CDS encoding VOC family protein → MAVQLNHTIVGAHDKWASAQFLTEILGLTPPRAAGVFVAVQLDNDVTLDFAEPGADHIRCQHLAFLVSEDDFDAAFASIRERGLMYWADPRQQFPGEINTNDGGRGVYFLDPNGHALELITRPYGSGGSA, encoded by the coding sequence ATGGCGGTTCAGCTCAATCACACCATCGTCGGAGCCCATGACAAGTGGGCGTCGGCACAGTTCCTGACCGAGATCCTCGGTCTGACGCCACCCCGGGCGGCCGGGGTGTTCGTAGCGGTCCAGCTCGACAATGACGTCACTCTCGACTTCGCGGAGCCGGGCGCCGACCACATCCGCTGCCAGCACCTCGCGTTCCTGGTGAGCGAGGACGACTTCGACGCGGCCTTCGCCAGTATCCGCGAGCGCGGGCTGATGTACTGGGCGGACCCGCGTCAGCAGTTCCCCGGTGAGATCAACACCAACGACGGCGGCCGGGGCGTGTACTTCCTCGATCCCAACGGTCATGCGCTGGAGCTGATCACGCGCCCGTACGGCAGCGGCGGGAGCGCCTGA
- a CDS encoding helix-turn-helix domain-containing protein, which translates to MAEVSREERERADGPHPETHVVLDAKGLRAMAHPVRVQLVGLLRAYGPSTATRLAERLGLGSGVTSYHLRQLGAAGFVEEDTDCGNARERWWRAVHQGTWLTDKGLADCEPEAMTAYRRSVADAHAQRARLTLDALEVMPRPWRDNLNLSDWSLRLTPEEAASLGEELRAVVNRYRRDAPEAGSGAPEGAERVVLITHILPEVDAAAESAGETP; encoded by the coding sequence ATGGCAGAAGTCAGTAGGGAAGAGCGAGAGCGGGCGGACGGCCCGCACCCCGAGACTCACGTGGTCCTGGACGCCAAGGGCCTGCGCGCCATGGCCCACCCGGTGCGCGTGCAGTTGGTCGGACTGCTGCGCGCATACGGTCCGTCGACGGCCACCCGCCTCGCCGAACGGCTGGGCCTGGGCTCGGGAGTGACCAGCTATCACCTGAGACAGCTCGGCGCCGCCGGATTCGTCGAGGAGGACACCGACTGCGGCAACGCGCGGGAGCGCTGGTGGCGGGCCGTGCACCAGGGCACCTGGCTGACCGACAAGGGCCTTGCCGACTGCGAACCCGAGGCCATGACGGCCTACCGGCGGTCGGTGGCCGACGCCCATGCGCAGCGTGCCCGGCTGACACTGGACGCGCTGGAGGTCATGCCGCGCCCCTGGCGGGACAACCTCAACCTGAGCGACTGGTCCCTGCGGCTCACTCCCGAGGAGGCCGCGAGCCTGGGGGAGGAGCTGAGAGCCGTCGTCAACCGCTACCGCCGGGACGCGCCCGAAGCGGGATCCGGTGCGCCGGAAGGCGCCGAACGCGTCGTACTGATCACACACATCCTGCCCGAGGTGGACGCCGCCGCCGAGTCGGCAGGGGAGACGCCGTGA
- a CDS encoding PIG-L family deacetylase, whose translation MLQIAGGSLVVGTGAVGAWQWLAPEAKQVTKQGKFPARQAKARATESFVHVIAHPDDSLYFMNPELEQAIRSGAPAVTVCLTGGESDGRNALTHSPHYMKLPERRGDFVRARFNGFREATARMATGNWLSPWDVETLTLLPGFEVELQTLRAAPQVQLIFMELIEARTMRGPRKDSLRGLWLGATPKLTTLKPTGSPVRRTFHYGRQQLIDSLAAVMERYQPTVVRTLDPNPTHMPQDPHYPNTPPALQGIGAYYDHQDHTSSAHFAQAALAEYWGRKHARPTAVESYVGYEVGNLKLPANLDAAAIAHKIELLDIYGWVDGKDCGDRAGCGDRKVGARSKNSPWSNHLRHRATGTQRWVQPLPDGRLAAFAVLDGTAQCWTERTPGSGIWSTPAPVGPAPVRGSMLEGQVQAVRLPDGTLRLFSIRTVLPTPGKEHHRELVTSLQTGRVTGGGTPLFGPWESLGSPEADDPQRSMEMGYPVAVVAKDGKVHVFVKDWAGGVAFRTHAAGAWSDWAPLPADPGRMLRLEDGLDAALDEKGRLHVVAADIKTVHHWVSEDADGPLNLSEPTRLPATTGPLTLVPLPGGGMRMATRRPGTARVMIADRPAEKGNWRQTAECAPIGGYGRVAMAQAGNTAVLAARDDKGLVRVSTGSGRPGPWQEAGVPHRGTAGITQDAQGRTVAVVLGSDGLLSSTRGSGSGTTDFADWISHDGKPLSDLQSS comes from the coding sequence ATGCTCCAGATCGCCGGCGGTTCGCTCGTCGTCGGTACGGGCGCGGTGGGTGCCTGGCAGTGGCTGGCACCCGAGGCGAAGCAGGTCACCAAGCAGGGCAAGTTCCCGGCGCGCCAGGCGAAGGCCCGGGCGACCGAGTCGTTCGTGCACGTCATCGCGCACCCCGACGACTCCCTCTACTTCATGAACCCGGAGCTGGAGCAGGCCATACGCAGCGGCGCCCCGGCCGTGACGGTCTGCCTGACCGGCGGGGAGTCCGACGGGCGCAACGCCCTGACGCACAGCCCCCATTACATGAAGCTGCCCGAGCGGCGCGGTGACTTCGTCCGGGCCCGTTTCAACGGCTTCCGCGAGGCGACCGCCCGGATGGCCACCGGCAACTGGCTCAGCCCCTGGGACGTGGAGACGCTGACGCTCCTGCCCGGCTTCGAGGTCGAGCTGCAGACGCTGCGGGCCGCCCCCCAGGTCCAGCTGATCTTCATGGAGCTCATAGAGGCCCGCACCATGCGAGGGCCGCGCAAGGACAGTCTGCGCGGGCTGTGGCTCGGGGCGACCCCGAAGCTGACGACCCTCAAGCCCACCGGGAGTCCGGTCCGGCGCACCTTCCACTACGGCCGCCAGCAGCTGATCGACTCGCTCGCCGCCGTCATGGAGCGCTACCAGCCGACCGTCGTGCGGACCCTCGACCCGAACCCCACCCACATGCCGCAGGACCCGCACTACCCCAACACCCCGCCGGCGCTCCAGGGCATCGGGGCGTACTACGACCACCAGGACCACACCTCCTCCGCCCACTTCGCGCAGGCGGCGCTCGCCGAGTACTGGGGCCGCAAGCACGCGCGTCCCACCGCCGTGGAGAGCTACGTCGGCTACGAGGTCGGAAACCTGAAGCTGCCCGCCAACCTCGACGCGGCCGCCATCGCGCACAAGATAGAGCTGCTGGACATCTACGGCTGGGTGGACGGCAAGGACTGCGGCGACCGGGCCGGCTGCGGTGACCGCAAGGTCGGCGCCCGTTCCAAGAACTCCCCCTGGTCCAATCACCTCCGGCACCGGGCGACGGGCACCCAGCGCTGGGTGCAGCCGCTCCCCGACGGCCGGCTCGCGGCGTTCGCGGTGCTGGACGGCACCGCGCAGTGCTGGACCGAGCGGACGCCCGGCAGCGGCATCTGGTCCACGCCCGCCCCGGTCGGACCCGCCCCGGTCCGCGGCTCGATGCTGGAGGGCCAGGTCCAGGCCGTGCGGCTGCCCGACGGCACCCTGCGGCTGTTCTCCATCCGTACCGTGCTCCCCACGCCCGGCAAGGAGCACCACCGCGAGCTCGTCACCTCCCTCCAGACGGGCAGGGTCACCGGCGGCGGCACCCCGCTGTTCGGGCCCTGGGAGTCCCTCGGCTCGCCGGAGGCGGACGACCCGCAGCGGTCGATGGAGATGGGCTACCCGGTCGCGGTCGTGGCCAAGGACGGCAAGGTCCACGTCTTCGTCAAGGACTGGGCGGGCGGTGTGGCCTTCCGCACCCACGCCGCCGGGGCCTGGTCGGACTGGGCACCCCTGCCGGCGGATCCGGGCCGGATGCTGAGGCTGGAGGACGGCCTCGACGCCGCGCTCGACGAGAAGGGCCGCCTGCACGTCGTCGCCGCCGACATCAAGACCGTCCACCACTGGGTGTCCGAGGACGCCGACGGTCCGCTGAACCTGTCCGAGCCGACGCGGCTGCCCGCCACCACCGGCCCGCTGACGCTGGTCCCGCTGCCCGGCGGTGGCATGCGGATGGCCACGCGCCGACCGGGCACGGCGCGCGTGATGATCGCCGACCGGCCCGCGGAGAAGGGCAATTGGCGGCAGACGGCCGAGTGCGCCCCGATCGGCGGATACGGCCGGGTGGCCATGGCACAGGCCGGGAACACGGCCGTGCTGGCCGCCCGCGACGACAAGGGCCTCGTCCGGGTGTCCACGGGCTCGGGCCGCCCCGGTCCCTGGCAGGAGGCGGGCGTCCCGCACCGGGGCACCGCCGGGATCACCCAGGACGCCCAGGGGCGGACGGTCGCCGTCGTCCTGGGGTCGGACGGCCTGCTCAGCAGCACCCGCGGCAGCGGCTCGGGGACGACGGACTTCGCGGACTGGATCTCCCACGACGGCAAGCCGCTGAGCGACCTCCAGTCCTCGTAG
- a CDS encoding SDR family oxidoreductase, translated as MSGSNQSLKGKVVLVGAGAKNLGGLISRTVADQGANVVVHYHSDGTKDDAVATAKAVEAAGGQAETIQGDLTKVDVVEDLFTTAKERFGGIDVAVNTSGMVLRKPIMETTEAEYDRMAGVNAKAAYFFIREAGKHLNDNGKVITIVTSLLAAFTDGYSTYAGCKAPVEHFTRAAAKEFAPRGISVNNIAPGPMDTPFFYGQETPERVEFHKSQAMANQLTKIEDIAPIVTFLATDGWWITGQTLFANGGYTTR; from the coding sequence ATGAGCGGCAGCAACCAGTCCCTCAAGGGCAAGGTCGTCCTGGTCGGCGCCGGGGCGAAGAACCTGGGCGGCCTCATCAGCCGCACCGTCGCCGACCAGGGCGCGAACGTGGTCGTGCACTACCACTCGGACGGCACCAAGGACGACGCGGTGGCCACCGCGAAGGCGGTCGAGGCGGCCGGCGGACAGGCGGAGACGATCCAGGGCGACCTGACCAAAGTGGACGTCGTGGAGGATCTGTTCACCACCGCCAAGGAGCGGTTCGGCGGGATCGACGTGGCGGTCAACACCTCCGGGATGGTGCTGCGCAAGCCGATCATGGAGACGACCGAAGCCGAGTACGACCGGATGGCGGGCGTGAACGCCAAGGCCGCGTACTTCTTCATCCGCGAGGCGGGGAAGCACCTCAACGACAACGGCAAGGTCATCACCATCGTCACATCACTGCTGGCGGCCTTCACCGACGGCTATTCCACCTACGCGGGCTGCAAGGCCCCCGTCGAGCACTTCACCCGGGCGGCGGCCAAGGAGTTCGCCCCGCGCGGCATCTCCGTGAACAACATCGCCCCCGGTCCGATGGACACCCCCTTCTTCTACGGGCAGGAGACGCCCGAGCGCGTCGAGTTCCACAAATCCCAGGCCATGGCCAACCAGCTCACCAAGATCGAGGACATCGCGCCGATCGTGACCTTTCTGGCCACCGACGGCTGGTGGATCACCGGCCAGACCCTCTTCGCCAACGGCGGCTACACGACGCGGTAG
- a CDS encoding alpha/beta hydrolase, with product MRRFKRTLAAVALATTVVAGTAGWATGSEQTAVTGPPAGTAAWRADDALHRPLPDPATAAPADVARFFASLTEARRTELAVRHPLVVGNLDGAPVALRYAANARAIAAERAKERARAADPGLAKYERLRAGELADRYARLLAPGRQILAFDPRGRGQVAEVYGDWAAAKRTAVVVPGSDIDLASFDRTHDRYGAPAGMAASLRAEMARQAPGVPTAVIAWAGYTTPVGVGLDAATGRLAKAGAPRLDRFLGGLAALGSTAPAVFCHSYGSVVCGLAAPNLDRAEAADLVVLGSPGVRADSAADLRTGARVWAVRRDSGDWIGNIPNVRLLGLGHGADPTSAEFGARVVSSAGAHGHSGYFAPGTQSLRNFARIALGAYEAVR from the coding sequence ATGCGCCGCTTCAAGCGCACACTGGCCGCCGTCGCGCTCGCCACGACGGTCGTCGCGGGCACGGCGGGCTGGGCCACCGGCAGCGAGCAGACCGCTGTCACCGGCCCGCCGGCCGGTACCGCCGCCTGGCGCGCGGACGACGCCCTGCACCGCCCGCTGCCCGACCCCGCGACCGCCGCCCCCGCCGACGTCGCCCGCTTCTTCGCCTCCCTGACCGAAGCGCGGCGCACCGAACTCGCCGTCCGCCACCCGCTGGTCGTCGGCAACCTCGACGGCGCGCCCGTGGCGCTGCGCTACGCGGCCAACGCCCGGGCGATCGCGGCCGAGCGCGCCAAGGAGCGCGCCCGGGCCGCCGACCCCGGACTCGCGAAGTACGAGCGGCTGCGCGCCGGCGAGCTGGCGGACCGCTACGCGCGGCTCCTCGCCCCGGGCCGGCAGATCCTCGCCTTCGACCCGCGCGGCCGCGGCCAGGTCGCCGAGGTCTACGGCGACTGGGCGGCGGCGAAGCGCACGGCGGTCGTCGTGCCCGGCTCGGACATCGACCTCGCCTCCTTCGACCGCACGCACGACCGGTACGGCGCCCCGGCCGGGATGGCCGCCTCGCTGCGGGCCGAGATGGCCCGTCAGGCGCCCGGTGTCCCGACCGCCGTGATCGCCTGGGCCGGGTACACCACCCCCGTCGGCGTCGGACTGGACGCCGCAACCGGCCGTCTCGCGAAGGCGGGCGCACCGCGCCTGGACCGCTTCCTCGGCGGGCTCGCGGCCCTCGGTTCCACCGCGCCCGCGGTGTTCTGCCACAGCTACGGCTCGGTCGTCTGCGGCCTGGCCGCCCCCAACCTCGACCGCGCCGAGGCGGCCGACCTCGTCGTCCTCGGCAGCCCCGGCGTCCGCGCCGACTCCGCGGCCGACCTGCGCACGGGGGCCCGGGTCTGGGCGGTCCGCCGTGACAGCGGGGACTGGATCGGCAACATCCCCAACGTCCGGCTGCTGGGTCTCGGCCACGGAGCCGACCCCACCTCGGCGGAGTTCGGCGCCCGGGTCGTCTCCTCCGCCGGCGCCCACGGCCACTCGGGCTACTTCGCGCCGGGCACGCAGTCGCTGCGGAACTTCGCCAGGATCGCCCTGGGCGCGTACGAAGCCGTCCGCTAG